The sequence AGCATTTGAATTTTCTTCATCGCCTCATTGGCGCAATTTTTGACCGCCTCCTCTTGTGATTCCTTGTTTAATTCCCCATTCAAAACAACTTCCTCTATTTCCATCTTGCCATTCACAACCACCTTGACGCCATTCTTCTCCGCTTCGGCTTTTTCTTTCCCAAGTTCGCCCTGC is a genomic window of Patescibacteria group bacterium containing:
- a CDS encoding YbaB/EbfC family nucleoid-associated protein codes for the protein MFEKLKELKKLKELQGELGKEKAEAEKNGVKVVVNGKMEIEEVVLNGELNKESQEEAVKNCANEAMKKIQMLAARKMFKM